One Triticum dicoccoides isolate Atlit2015 ecotype Zavitan chromosome 4B, WEW_v2.0, whole genome shotgun sequence genomic window carries:
- the LOC119294917 gene encoding uncharacterized protein LOC119294917, whose product MSSPQEGKSEGAGRGQEERPSKAWGLLVFGLVGAATATLAVGHVRKSVDWFYTQLNKVQTTSSWRKTSKSSTGGTFSDDARRRYYQRMQQEFEDEQERVQRIRHMQSVFNRERNKFRKSYESWKENGPPGGYNYIPRDDWYWQTDTPNSENKNRRTYTPAGPRGYPMSHHYTVLGLDRSRGTPYTDAEVKSAFRTKAMEVHPDQNQDNRETAEEEFKEVVKSYEAIKLERKNNAS is encoded by the exons ATGTCCTCCCCGCAGGAGGGGAAATCCGAGGGCGCTGGGAGGGGGCAGGAGGAGCGGCCTTCCAAGGCCTGGGGGCTGCTCGTCTTCGGCCTCGTCGGCGCCGCCACCGCGACCCTCGCG GTTGGCCACGTTCGTAAAAGTGTTGATTGGTTCTACACTCAG CTGAATAAGGTGCAGACAACATCATCTTGGAGGAAGACAAGTAAAAGCTCCACCGGTGGAACTTTTAGTGACGATGCTAGGAGAAGATATTATCAACGTATGCAGCAGGAATTTGAGGATGAACAGGAAAGAGTT CAAAGAATAAGGCACATGCAAAGTGTTTTCAACCGAGAGAGGAACAAATTCAGGAAGAGTTATGAAAGTTGGAAGGAGAATGGGCCCCCAGGTGGATATAATTACATCCCGCGGGATGACTGGTATTGGCAGACAGATACGCCTAACTCAGAAAATAAAAATAGGCGGACATATACTCCGGCAGGACCTAGGGGTTATCCTATGTCGCATCATTATACCGTTCTTGGTCTTGATAG ATCACGAGGGACTCCATACACAGATGCAGAAGTAAAG AGTGCTTTTAGAACAAAAGCAATGGAGGTCCACCCTGATCAAAATCAAGATAATAGAG AGACTGCTGAAGAAGAGTTCAAGGAGGTTGTCAAATCTTATGAGGCGATAAAGCTGGAGAGGAAAAATAATGCAAGTTGA
- the LOC119294918 gene encoding pentatricopeptide repeat-containing protein At3g49730-like — translation MQRLLPATLRRRRLSTDAAPDHGLASSAELAHRLLRRHGADPQRLASALSASGLDPASPRLLDAVLRRCGAASSLALGYFHWCSPSLPTAPLPSSLALLAKCFSRASAAPCPSLLAPLPSHLLSASILSPVLRRLPPPRALPFALSLLASRPDHDHPSLFLSLLESLSKTGHVAAAERLVEELQPRLPLELRHYTALLYGWCRLGKLDEAKHVLARMKAAGVAPDVVVFNTLLAGFVADGRFEDAFELTREMERRDCPPNAVSYTTLMQGLGSKGRVDEVMRVFVEMRRKGCTPDSVTYGTLVTAFCKAGRLSQGYEFLDSMSRDGLRVDPAVYLGFFVAHEKKEQLEECLELMERMRECRCPPDLNIYNVVIRLSCKLGETKQATTLWNEMENSGLSPGVDTFAIMVTGLVGQGSLVDACSYFKDMVGRGLFVAPQYGVLKDLLNALVRDEKLELARDVWGCIASRGCELNVSAWTIWIHALYAKKHVKEACSYCLDMLEAGLMPQPDTFAKLMKGLKKLYNRQIAAEITEKVRLMAEERHVSFKMYKRRGVKDLEEKPKSKRRKGQKRSRGRQTVQDQPREHADLSDSVDDEEYPS, via the coding sequence ATGCAGCGCCTCCTCCCCGCCACCCTCCGCCGGCGCCGCCTCTCCACCGACGCCGCCCCGGACCACGGCCTCGCCTCCTCCGCGGAGCTCGCGCACCGCCTGCTCCGCCGCCACGGCGCCGACCCGCAGAGGCTGGCCTCCGCGCTCTCCGCGTCGGGGCTGGACCCGGCCTCCCCGCGCCTCCTCGACGCCGTGCTCCGCCGCTgcggcgccgcctcctccctcgcgcTCGGCTACTTCCACTGGTGCTCCCCGTCGCTGCCCACGGCGCCGCTCCCCTCCTCCCTCGCACTCCTCGCCAAGTGCTTCTCCCGCGCCTCCGCCGCGCCCTGCccctccctcctcgcgccgctcccctcccacctcctctccgcCTCCATCCTCTCGCCcgtcctccgccgcctcccgccgccgcgcgccctccCCTTCGCGCTCTCGCTCCTCGCCTCCCGCCCCGACCACGACcacccctccctcttcctctctctccTCGAGTCGCTCTCCAAGACCGgccacgtcgccgccgccgagcgGCTCGTCGAGGAGCTCCAGCCCCGGctcccgctcgagctccgccaCTACACCGCCTTGCTCTACGGCTGGTGCCGCCTGGGCAAGCTCGACGAGGCCAAGCACGTGCTCGCCCGCATGAAGGCCGCCGGGGTCGCCCCGGACGTCGTCGTCTTCAACACCCTGCTCGCGGGGTTCGTCGCCGACGGCAGGTTCGAGGACGCGTTCGAGCTCACAAGGGAGATGGAGCGGCGGGATTGCCCTCCCAACGCGGTGTCCTACACCACCCTCATGCAGGGGCTTGGGTCCAAGGGGAGGGTTGATGAGGTAATGCGGGTGTTTGTTGAAATGCGGAGGAAGGGATGCACGCCGGATTCTGTCACCTACGGTACTCTGGTCACTGCATTTTGCAAGGCAGGCAGGTTATCTCAGGGTTACGAGTTCTTGGACTCCATGTCGAGGGACGGGCTGCGGGTGGATCCTGCAGTGTACCTTGGGTTCTTTGTGGCGCATGAGAAGAAGGAGCAGCTGGAGGAGTGCTTGGAGTTGATGGAGAGGATGAGGGAGTGCAGGTGCCCCCCAGACCTCAATATCTACAATGTGGTGATTCGGCTGTCCTGTAAGCTCGGAGAGACGAAACAAGCCACGACATTGTGGAACGAGATGGAGAATAGCGGGCTTAGTCCTGGGGTCGACACCTTCGCAATCATGGTGACTGGGCTTGTTGGTCAGGGCTCGCTGGTCGACGCGTGCAGTTATTTCAAGGACATGGTCGGGAGAGGGCTATTTGTTGCACCACAGTACGGAGTGTTGAAGGACCTTCTCAATGCGCTAGTCAGGGATGAGAAACTTGAGCTTGCAAGGGATGTTTGGGGTTGCATTGCCAGCAGAGGCTGTGAACTAAATGTGAGTGCATGGACAATCTGGATCCATGCACTGTATGCGAAGAAACATGTGAAGGAGGCCTGCTCCTATTGCTTGGACATGCTCGAGGCAGGGCTGATGCCGCAGCCAGACACATTTGCAAAGCTAATGAAGGGACTGAAGAAACTGTACAACAGACAGATTGCTGCTGAAATCACTGAGAAGGTGAGGCTGATGGCGGAGGAGAGACATGTAAGCTTTAAAATGTATAAGAGGCGTGGGGTGAAGGATCTCGAAGAGAAGCCTAAGTCAAAGAGAAGGAAAGGGCAAAAGCGGAGTCGGGGGAGGCAGACCGTTCAAGATCAGCCTAGAGAACATGCTGACCTTTCGGATTCTGTCGATGATGAAGAATACCCGAGTTGA
- the LOC119294919 gene encoding uncharacterized protein LOC119294919 — MAETVDFASGDGEAWRAALGAYDRRLAALDKPDLLDADSFYRHDLPLLLHRRDPDPYLAKPELVQLMQWKLSRGKWRPRLMDFVKSLDDKVVESASRKAFAALPDLSKAITELTVLKGVGPATASAVLAAYAPDVAPFMSDEAMVAALGNVKEYTLKQYLAFAEKLQAKAKELSVGGESFTPLDVERALWSSAIASKPPKAPAGGKRKR, encoded by the exons ATGGCCGAGACGGTGGACTTCGCGAGCGGCGACGGGGAGGCCTGGCGTGCGGCGCTGGGCGCGTACGACCGCCGGCTCGCGGCGCTGGACAAGCCCGACCTCCTGGACGCCGACTCCTTCTACCGCCACGACCTCCCCCTCCTGCTGCACCGCCGCGACCCGGACCCCTACCTCGCCAAGCCGGAGCTGGTGCAGCTCATGCAGTGGAAGCTCTCGCGCGGCAAGTGGAG GCCGAGGCTGATGGATTTCGTCAAAAGCTTGGATGACAAAGTTGTAGAGTCAGCGTCACGCAAGGCATTTGCAGCGCTGCCTGACCTCAGCAAGGCCATCACCGAGCTCACCGTGCTCAAGGGTGTTGGCCCTGCCACTGCATCTGCGGTGCTCGCTGCCTATGCACCCGATGTTGCACCCTTCATGTCAGACGAA GCTATGGTCGCAGCCTTGGGCAATGTAAAGGAATACACTCTGAAGCAGTACCTTGCGTTTGCGGAGAAGTTGCAGGCTAAAGCGAAG GAGTTGAGCGTAGGAGGAGAAAGCTTCACGCCTTTGGATGTTGAGAGAGCTTTGTGGAGCTCGGCAATCGCCTCCAAGCCACCGAAGGCACCAGCAGGTGGGAAGAGAAAACGATGA